In Plasmodium gaboni strain SY75 chromosome 14, whole genome shotgun sequence, one genomic interval encodes:
- a CDS encoding putative poly(A)-specific ribonuclease PARN has translation MSSVFNYFFKNFVLKEKRNLFFFKDNILKRGYSKITSVNLNNWNNIHKEIINKINNSDFVSIDVEYTGLHLKDERYISLDSSYEAHCHGAKSFFPCQIGISIAKKKDIIEDSYDTDEDINKIKKKKGSVYTRKVIYENENMNKICNIEKKKQEWHISPYCIYVFPKENKYFSVSTSTLSFLKENNFDFNEWIFNGVGYLRPNEEEEKKKNILEKINELNNLLSKCDTNKKNIIPGEKIHIDKIIQEIENYKIVDEEDKEAIICIIKKIGKWISNTNSDNNFCKHQEDEKKLNLNKDININYINNNDKSNDNDIHININIPTTNIDNNNNYNITNSIVKEKTFSSLNNNFIQKQKNELTNNNVYNIKQTFSSINSKIKNITNNNITNEKVYDNTEKIFNKSTNENDNECYNDIHNNDTIINTQCDINNIDDISNYPLYLEIENPYLRLLAHTLITKYFDSIFCISVKVNDKKHLAVYRTEKDSYKEQIRNLEQEIEKINQIIGVRLLFDEIIKNKKIIIGHNCFYDILHIYQTFYHDLPKSINVFKKKWTELFPYTFDTKYMNETNEYLYALNGPATLKGLCEYMASLISSSNDFDFFFNFMNDPTDLPQCFIPFINRKRMNKNNMIQNVIDQKNNMISPNDGNNIKNNKIQEESLLYGEKGDNIITNISIQLNSEKNTLTNNNNNNNNDYNNNDYDENNIISVNNTNDKHILNSDEHNAGYDSLLTCLLFIFQCHYILKKNNLMWKDIYFSENDKSNNMNSKYFFDIFLNMSNKIKIVKTQPNVISLCSAENYEMARHFYMYDYPRYFKKWEIMKIWSPIWITLSKVDDQSCWIIAKSDDDAKNIKMIYKMLQNPQFKLCTYEEYMHKFKSN, from the coding sequence ATGTCAAGCgtttttaattatttttttaaaaattttgttttaaaagaaaagaggaatttgtttttttttaaagataatatattaaaaaggGGTTACTCTAAGATAACAAGTGTTAACTTAAATAACTGGAATAACATACATAAAGAAATCATTAACAAGATTAATAACAGTGATTTTGTTTCTATAGATGTAGAATATACAGGTTTACATTTAAAAGATGAAAGATATATTTCACTAGATTCTAGTTATGAAGCACATTGTCATGGAGCCAAATCATTTTTCCCTTGCCAAATAGGAATATCTATTGCCAAGAAAAAGGATATAATTGAAGATTCATATGATACTGATGaagatattaataaaataaaaaaaaaaaaaggtaGTGTATATACAAGAAAGgttatatatgaaaatgaaaatatgaataaaatttgtaatatagagaaaaaaaaacaagaaTGGCATATATCACCATATTGTATTTATGTGTTTCCTaaggaaaataaatatttcagTGTATCAACAAGTACACTTAGctttttaaaagaaaataattttgattTTAATGAATGGATATTTAATGGAGTAGGATATTTAAGACCAAATGAAGAAGaggagaaaaaaaaaaatatactagaaaaaattaatgaattaaataatcTTCTAAGTAAATGTGACAccaacaaaaaaaatatcataccaggagaaaaaatacatattgATAAAATTATACAAGAAATTGagaattataaaattgtGGATGAAGAAGATAAAGAAGCAATTATATGCataatcaaaaaaataGGGAAATGGATAAGTAATACTAatagtgataataatttttgtaAACATCAAGAGGATgagaaaaaattaaatctgaacaaagatataaatataaattatataaataataacgATAAATctaatgataatgatattcatattaatattaatatacCTACCACCAACATTgataacaataataattataatattactaATAGTATTgttaaagaaaaaacattttcaagtttaaataataattttatccaaaaacaaaaaaatgaattaacaaataataatgtttataatataaagcAAACATTTTCATCAATTAATAGtaagataaaaaatataacaaacaataatataactAATGAAAAGGTTTATGATAATACTGAAAAGATATTTAATAAGTCAActaatgaaaatgataatgaaTGTTATAATGATATACACAATAATGATACCATAATAAATACACAATgtgatataaataatatcGATGATATATCAAATTATCCACTATATTTAGAAATAGAAAATCCATATTTACGTTTACTAGCACATACattaataacaaaatattttgattcaatattttgtatatctGTTAAAGTTAATGACAAAAAACATTTAGCAGTGTATCGGACTGAAAAGGATTCATATAAAGAGCAAATAAGAAACCTTGAACaagaaatagaaaaaataaatcaaattATAGGTGTaagattattatttgatgaaattataaaaaataaaaaaataattattggacataattgtttttatgatattttacatatatatcaaaCATTTTATCATGATTTACCTAAATCaataaatgtatttaaaaaaaagtggACAGAATTATTTCCTTATACATTTGATACCaaatatatgaatgaaacaaatgaatatttatatgcTTTAAATGGACCAGCAACATTAAAAGGTTTATGTGAATATATGGCATCCTTAATTTCATCAAGTAATGATTTCgatttcttttttaattttatgaatGACCCAACTGATTTGCCACAGTGTTTTATTCCATTTATAAATCGAAAAAGgatgaataaaaataatatgattcAGAATGTTATAgatcaaaaaaataatatgatcTCACCAAATGAtggtaataatataaaaaataataaaatacaagaagaatcattattatatggGGAAAAAGgtgataatattataacaaatataagTATACAATTAAATTcagaaaaaaatacattaacaaataataataataataataataatgattataataataatgattatgatgaaaataatataatatctGTGAATAATACCAATGACAAACATATACTAAACAGTGATGAGCACAATGCTGGTTATGATAGCTTATTAACTTGCTTACTTTTCATATTTCAATgtcattatattttaaaaaaaaataatctCATGTGGAAAGATATATACTTTTCCGAAAATGataaatcaaataatatgaatagtaaatatttttttgatatatttttaaatatgtctaataaaataaaaattgtaaAAACTCAACCAAATGTTATTTCTCTATGTAGCGCAGAAAATTATGAAATGGCTAgacatttttatatgtatgatTATCCACgttattttaaaaaatgggaaattatgaaaatatggTCCCCAATATGGATTACACTAAGTAAAGTTGATGATCAGTCATGTTGGATAATAGCTAAAAGTGATGATGATGCAAAAAACattaaaatgatatataaaatgttaCAAAATCCACAATTTAAATTGTGTACTTATGAAGAATATATGCATAAATTTAAATCGAATTGA
- a CDS encoding hypothetical protein (conserved Plasmodium protein, unknown function) produces the protein MIHEVILSLIGQTGDIIVLVHKNKKTTINENINIDDYRFEVNNNIHIFLNSEIKIINEIVELGYYFYIINIFLLLVNKNTVYKNVTHIHKYNKLNQERKNNKNLKNCNIYDKLNNGYYSSSNDSFSSISSSSDDEDESNDDSDDNSDNDNDNDNEEGNDESLSVDMETKEHNKNNSYDNNKNKIDTYFGVILKKVKSINNVSPCGYYANGICNEIKKFIKKYLKKISDVEEYINNNSNTPLTQIVSMLEKKREELLVIINIIKNYLNFQKREEENVIEGECRNKTKEILDYLYEHSLNGNSRIKKIYHKYLKNVGKIFLHQLFSWILYGQLVDPYNEFFIQKRQFIYSDEKKIYLTPEELYENLTLSNVQSLNFEWNYLFFQSLNNLPQCCMDKIAGRKILFIGKSIRILIRSNKWNTSDVLKLFPIIKILSKAFDVSSKYTLLNSSYYYKDNPNNMSNDPSFVNYVNEYENTNYSNSSSDNSSSYGDLSDSTNDNINLYCKEIFDITIEKIRSIIAYKLWKYIVKDINLIKIFDLFKDIYLLNNGDFYDYFLEKSWSLMHIPPNMKNEILLKSIAWKNSSLLVEEYCKSKYENKKDKLIIDNYDNSLFTDIYSNSHDSKEDQSNFFFHNNRNSSYYTFDTDTSENFISKYFYPRISYKNFSYDSFEGEKFDNLILGGMCYIYDNKIVLNDFYKGIQTLFKKKYYDYDNIFSVCINNYRQQILRGFKHGFDFSVNFNNFFDNQLYDQDITKSGVNQQNCVQDNNISKKNYDGKNNEDNFLVGSCFALVIHSVKNPLLYKTDILNSSQGYWGNLGDCLSVEIRVKFYEKKKTINNPNINNNLQNNISDVILGDVEIEVSLYIGGKGISSFVHNSNSYSIDYNKESFLNNKLIEQSLNQERERTYYEDDHQNDVNHLKKNERLYPMDISQETNNTSENVKYSNDYYKDDNNNNYNINNSSNDIEQYPVLKIQSNKQTFYNINKNTITKFRVRINCLKHSFSVYIQKLDEYNLNFNNTKNKIKPIIHIRALDMTQAFSLDIGNAYIGLYTCPILFKHKLLKKKSKLNEWFKNFYNDNISDDMSISNDKNNNININIHNEKTNGTIENELRNRDNLSLNSNHNDTPHNNIIYNKEFNSEDDMFPYKKRNIKNSKNLLLFSCYDCSVEIYKWFHQSYKSSMEIPEIDIDNETLIFYDKQINKNIKIHSGLNLWNNIEIHFKLTWPIALIINTSTIYTYNSIFQFLFLLSRIHYNLKILCYHNRNLYKYLYYRKGSSLFSHLFSIRYKMQFFFSHVIRYLQEDIINYEYKLMSTQIHKSKDFEYTKSVHDLYISQIATKCFLRIQDLTYPLMELIDVSFKFCYFFQCLVENELFTDILNNEISNDKENDEHMKNEKKNDNLNMDMYVIDEDDKNEDLKQVIEKLLQYNDIFNDKLIVVINEMIGISSNSNHAYIIHLLTILDFNSYITKIKDSRKKYNELNGNKNTKDEEINNANKNMVEDDNVMKETHIDKTLHIQRDNFNINNSNDEKMEYEDIENIHIIDNYQVNKKDTYNHNISNVENNSTNILSQKNINGINAINGINGINEKNTPLKSRIVNNFNNLLYNNIDVTSNIQPNGLSPYNKHMMMPQSNESYLNGNINIASETMLNNNKYSNYNYSYNNIMNSHNNIINSHNNIINSHNNIMDSYNNAGNNNYNSLIDKYSNILNSYMNNTNSIYNSPKNFINNSNIHSYNSILNASKLRNINNISSESNNIGNDYNNNNINKSSNNILNYNDNNNISSDIGSIPKQMDLNNIKKSIYDPNFLNNNNTTTDNIGINNLNNLMDINVKNQFNVQNIIDQYNYNTPSKNNISLNNNYNINKISTLSPLHKGENTSNYSNIPLHIYQSENNTPKKSDHE, from the coding sequence ATGATACATGAAGTTATATTAAGTTTAATAGGTCAAACTGGAGATATAATAGTATTAgttcataaaaataagaagACAACgataaatgaaaatattaatatagaTGATTATCGTTTTGAAGTGaacaataatattcatatatttttaaattcagaaataaaaataataaatgaaatagTGGAATTAGgttattatttctatataataaacatttttttattattagtaaataaaaatacgGTTTATAAGAATGTGACtcatatacataaatataataaattaaatcaagaaagaaaaaataataaaaatttaaaaaattgtaatatatatgataaattaaataatggATATTATAGCTCAAGTAACGATAGTTTTTCATCTATAAGTTCCTCTTCTGATGATGAAGACGAAAGTAATGATGATAGTGATGATAATAgtgataatgataatgataatgataatgaagAAGGTAACGATGAATCTTTATCTGTTGATATGGAAACAAAAGAAcataataagaataattcatatgataataataaaaataaaattgatACTTATTTTGGTGTGATTTTGAAAAAGGTGAAAAGTATTAATAATGTTAGTCCATGTGGATATTATGCAAACGGTATATGTAAcgaaataaaaaaatttataaaaaaatatttaaaaaaaattagtGATGtagaagaatatataaataataatagtaatacACCTTTAACTCAAATTGTATCTATGTTAGAGAAGAAAAGAGAAGAATTATTAgtaataattaatataataaaaaattatttaaattttcaaaaacgagaagaagaaaatgtAATTGAAGGGGAATGTAGAAATAAGacaaaagaaatattagattatttatatgaGCATTCATTAAATGGAAATTcaagaataaaaaaaatatatcataaatatttaaaaaatgtagggaaaatatttttacatcAATTATTTTCTTGGATACTTTATGGTCAATTAGTAGATCCATATaatgaattttttatacaaaaaagacaatttatatattcagatgaaaaaaaaatttatttaactccagaagaattatatgaaaatttaaCTTTATCTAATGTGCAAAGTTTAAATTTTGAATggaattatttattttttcaatcACTTAATAATTTACCTCAATGTTGTATGGACAAAATAGCAGGAAGGaaaattttgtttattGGAAAATCTATTCGTATATTAATTAGAAGTAATAAATGGAATACAAGCGATGTATTAAAACTATTTCctattataaaaatattatcaaaagCATTTGATGTGTCTTCAAAATATACTTTACTTAATTcttcatattattataaagataatCCTAATAATATGTCAAATGATCCAAGTTTTGTAAATTATGTAAATGAATATGAAAACACTAATTATTCAAATAGTAGTTCAGATAATTCATCTTCATATGGTGATTTATCTGATTCAacaaatgataatattaatttatattgtaaagaaatatttgatattactattgaaaaaattagaaGCATAATTGCATATAAATTATGGAAATATATTGTTAAGgatattaatttaataaaaatttttgatttatttaaagatatctatttattaaataatggAGATTTTTATGATTACTTTTTAGAAAAATCATGGTCTTTAATGCATATTCCACcaaatatgaaaaatgaaatttTGTTAAAAAGTATAGCATGGAAAAATTCTTCCTTATTAGTTGAAGAATATTGTAAATctaaatatgaaaataaaaaagacaaattaataatagataattatgataattcattatttaCTGATATTTATAGTAATAGTCATGATTCTAAAGAAGATCAATcgaatttttttttccataaTAATAGGAATTCGTCTTATTATACATTTGATACAGATACTTCagaaaattttatttccaaatatttttatccaagaatttcttataaaaatttttcttATGATTCTTTTGAAGGAGAAAAATTtgataatttaatattagGTGGTAtgtgttatatatatgataacAAAATAGTATTGAATGATTTCTATAAAGGAATACAAACActttttaagaaaaaatattatgattatgataatatatttagtgtatgtataaataattatagaCAACAAATTTTGAGAGGATTTAAACATGGTTTTGATTTTTCTGTAAActttaataatttttttgataacCAATTATATGATCAGGATATAACAAAAAGTGGTGTAAATCAACAAAATTGTGTAcaagataataatatatctaaaaaaaattatgatggtaaaaataatgaagataatTTTCTTGTAGGATCATGTTTTGCCTTAGTAATTCATTCAGTAAAAAATCCATTACTTTACAAGAcagatatattaaatagTTCCCAAGGATACTGGGGTAATTTAGGAGATTGTTTATCAGTTGAAATAAGAGTAAAATTTtatgagaaaaaaaaaacaataaataatcccaatataaataataaccTACAAAATAACATATCAGATGTAATTTTAGGAGATGTTGAAATTGAGGTCTCTTTATACATAGGAGGAAAAGGTATATCATCATTTGTTCATAACAGTAATAGTTATTCTAttgattataataaagaatcttttttaaataacaAGTTGATAGAACAAAGTTTAAACCAAGAAAGAGAAAGGACTTATTACGAAGATGATCATCAAAATGATGTAAATcatttaaagaaaaatgaaagGTTATATCCTATGGATATATCACAAGAAACTAATAATACAAGTGAAAATGTGAAATATAGtaatgattattataaggatgataataataacaattataatattaataatagtTCTAATGATATAGAACAATATCCCGTACTAAAAATACAAAGTAATAAACAAACATTTTacaatattaataaaaatactATAACCAAATTTCGTGTACGTATTAATTGTTTGAAACATAGTTTTAgtgtatatatacaaaaattagatgaatataatttaaattttaataatacaaaaaataaaataaaaccaattatacatattagAGCATTAGATATGACACAAGCGTTTTCATTAGACATTGGAAATGCATACATAGGTCTTTATACTTGTCCAATATTATTTAAGCATAAATtattgaagaaaaaaagtAAGCTAAATGAATGgtttaaaaatttttataatgataatatatcaGATGATATGTCTATTAGTAATgacaaaaataataatataaatataaatatacataatgAAAAAACAAATGGGACTATAGAAAATGAATTAAGAAATAGAGACAATCTATCTCTAAACAGTAACCACAACGACACTCctcataataatattatatataataaagaatttaATTCGGAGGATGATATGTTTccttataaaaaaagaaatataaaaaattctaaaaatcttcttttatttaGTTGTTATGATTGTTCAgttgaaatatataaatggTTTCATCAGTCTTACAAGTCTTCTATGGAAATTCCAGAAATTGATATAGATAATGAAACgttaatattttatgataaacaaataaataaaaatataaaaatacatagTGGATTAAATTTATGgaataatatagaaatacACTTTAAACTCACTTGGCCTATTGCgttaataataaatactagtactatatatacatataattctatttttcaatttttatttcttttaagtcgtattcattataatttaaaaattttatgtTATCATAATagaaatttatataaatatttatattatagaaaaggtagttcattattttcacatttattttctattagatataaaatgcaattttttttttctcatgTTATAAGATATTTACAAgaagatataataaattatgaatataaattaatgAGTACTCAAATACATAAATCTAAAGATTTTGAATATACAAAATCTGTTcatgatttatatatttctcaAATAGCAACCAAATGTTTTTTAAGAATTCAAGATTTAACATATCCGTTAATGGAACTAATAGATgtatcttttaaattttgttatttttttcaatgTCTTGTagaaaatgaattatttactgatattttaaataatgaaatatcAAATGATAAGGAGAATGATGAACATatgaaaaatgaaaaaaaaaatgataatttaaatatggACATGTATGTAATAGATGAggatgataaaaatgagGACTTAAAACAAGtaatagaaaaattattgcaatataatgatatatttaatgataAACTAATTGTTGTTATTAATGAAATGATAGGTATTAGTTCTAATAGTAATCATgcttatattattcatttattaacTATATTAGATTTTAATAGTTATATAACTAAAATTAAAGATTCAcgaaaaaaatataatgaattaaacggaaataaaaatacaaaagatgaggaaattaataatgcaaataaaaatatggtTGAAGATGACAATGTAATGAAAGAAACACATATTGATAAAACCTTACATATTCAAAGAGATAACttcaatataaataattcaaatgatgaaaaaatggaatatgaagatattgaaaatattcatattattgataattaccaagtaaataaaaaagatacTTATAATCATAACATATCAAATGttgaaaataattcaacgaatatattatcacaaaaaaatataaatggaATTAATGCAATTAATGGAATTAATGGaataaatgaaaagaaCACACCTTTAAAAAGTAGAATAGTTAACAActttaataatttattatataataatattgatgTTACATCGAATATACAACCAAATGGTTTAAGTCCATACAATAAACATATGATGATGCCTCAAAGTAATGAAAGTTACTTAAATggtaatataaatattgcAAGTGAGACTATGctaaataataataaatatagtaattataattacagctataataatataatgaatagtcacaataatattattaatagtcataataatattattaatagtcataataatataatggATAGTTATAATAACGCaggaaataataattataattcatTAATTGATAAATACTCAAACATATTGAATAgttatatgaataatacGAATTCAATTTATAATTCTCCAAAGAATTTTATAAACAATTCGAATATACATTCATACAATTCTATATTAAATGCAAGCAAATTGAggaatataaataacattTCAAGTGAATCTAACAATATAGGTAATGATtacaataataacaatataaacaaaagtagtaataatatattaaattataatgataataataatataagtaGTGATATTGGTAGTATTCCAAAACAAATGGACttaaacaatataaaaaaaagtatcTATGATccaaattttttaaataataacaatacTACTACAGATAATATTggaataaataatttaaataacCTAATGGATATTAATGTTAAAAATCAGTTTAACgtacaaaatataatagatcaatataattataataccccatcaaaaaataatatttctttaaacaataattataacataaataaaattagTACATTATCTCCATTACACAAAGGAGAAAATACTTCAAATTATAGTAACATTCCATTACACATTTATCAGAGTGAAAATAATACACCAAAGAAATCAGATCATgaataa
- a CDS encoding putative dephospho-CoA kinase: MFLKFFIDKCILCFLALGSIPIGYINRKNKFRKIENQKYALFSSIVMNSFLIYLNKFFGILGIFNFFLGNYLCLIGITGGIAVGKSTFCNFLKKKDVVVINADEITSKIYTKDSICYKKIVKHFGENILNNDKSINRTLLRKIVFNNEDNVKYINKITHTYIILQIIKECLKYKFLYFKYNVAIEAPLLIETKLYLLTSPVILLKSSVRNQIKRILSRDKNCTYDTAMGIIKNQLPTDEKIKYADIIINNDGDILDLQMKCDVVYNKYLKNFFF, from the exons atgtttttaaaattctttattgataaatgtattttatGTTTCCTGGCTTTGGGTTCAATTCCAATTggatatataaatagaaAGAATAAGTTTAGGAAAATTGAAAATCAGAAATATGCCTTATTCAGTTCTATAGTTATGAACAGTTTTTTAATATACCTAAACAAGTTTTTTGGAATATTAGgaatatttaatttttttttaggaaattatttatgtttaatTGGAATAACAGGTGGTATAGCCGTTGGAAAATCAACgttttgtaattttttaaaaaaaaaagatgtGGTTGTAATAAATGCTGATGAAATTACTAGTAAGATTTATACAAAAGATTCTATATgctataaaaaaattgtaaaaCATTTTGgagaaaatattttaaataatgataaaagTATTAATAGAACCTTGTTGAGAAAAATAGTAtttaataatgaagataatgttaaatatatcaataaaattacacatacttatattatactacaaattataaaagaatgcttaaaatataaatttttatattttaaatataatgtaGCCATTGAAGCACCTTTATTAATAGAAACCAAATTATATCTATTAACAAGTCCTGTTATACTTTTAAAGTCATCTGTAAGAAATCAAATTAAACGTATCTTATCAAGAGATAAAAACTGCACCTATGATACAGCCATGGGTATTATCAA GAATCAGTTACCTACAGATGAAAAGATAAAGTACGCagatattattattaacaaTGATGGAGATATATTAGACTTACAAATGAAATGTGATGTggtatataataaatactTAAAAAACTTTTTCTTCTAA